From Bacillus basilensis, a single genomic window includes:
- a CDS encoding nitroreductase family protein → MVNFEELAIARRSAMKFVQGIEIPDEDFKKIFELTKLSPSCYNLQHTHYVVIRDQERKERLKELAFRQYKVSSASAVILVCGDKRAYQNVENIYFGMKVLKMIDECEYEDTIRLTKGLYEGKGERFMAEEAIRNASLSAMTFMYAAKYYGYDTCPMIGFDEKAVQSELNMPEHIVPVLMITIGKSDTTKTRPRGYRKPISEFVTYETF, encoded by the coding sequence ATGGTGAACTTTGAAGAATTGGCAATTGCTAGACGTTCCGCAATGAAATTTGTACAAGGAATAGAAATCCCTGATGAGGATTTTAAAAAAATATTTGAGCTAACAAAGCTTTCTCCATCTTGTTACAATTTGCAACATACGCATTATGTTGTAATTCGTGATCAAGAGCGCAAAGAAAGATTAAAAGAGTTAGCTTTTAGGCAATATAAAGTATCGAGTGCATCTGCAGTAATACTTGTTTGTGGTGATAAGAGAGCATACCAAAATGTTGAAAATATTTATTTCGGTATGAAGGTTTTAAAGATGATTGATGAATGTGAGTATGAAGATACAATTAGGCTAACGAAAGGGTTATATGAAGGAAAAGGAGAACGCTTCATGGCAGAGGAAGCGATTAGAAATGCTTCGTTAAGTGCGATGACGTTTATGTACGCAGCTAAATATTATGGCTATGATACGTGTCCAATGATCGGTTTTGATGAAAAAGCAGTACAAAGTGAATTAAATATGCCGGAGCATATAGTGCCTGTTTTAATGATTACGATAGGAAAAAGTGATACTACTAAAACTCGCCCACGAGGATATCGAAAGCCGATTAGTGAGTTTGTTACATATGAGACATTTTAA
- a CDS encoding GNAT family N-acetyltransferase, protein MKIIKLDETFIFDLLDLCKAIGWLQDKVFMKKQFEMYLSLGTLIGYMHENKLIAAGGVFPFKNSFSTIGMLIVHPNFQGQGIGRILLNYCLEHTPPKQSIALIATKAGEPLYTSCGFQTVTKIHRFEKQTTKTHITHTQQVKEKDFISLISLDQITTGADRSLLYSLLLPRTSHSFKIERHNCIEAFSLCIQKGNILCINPLIAKREEDAIQLLQNICECWNGTVRIDVPHSQFSFRKFLQTENFQETLLSPLMIKNGSQLPGNRNMLFAMIDTALC, encoded by the coding sequence ATGAAAATAATAAAACTAGATGAAACTTTTATTTTTGATTTGCTCGACCTTTGCAAAGCTATTGGATGGTTACAAGATAAAGTATTTATGAAAAAACAATTCGAAATGTATCTTTCGCTCGGCACACTTATCGGTTATATGCATGAAAATAAACTGATTGCAGCTGGAGGAGTATTTCCTTTTAAAAATAGTTTTTCTACTATTGGCATGTTAATCGTCCATCCTAATTTTCAAGGCCAAGGCATCGGACGTATTTTGCTTAATTACTGCTTAGAACACACTCCCCCAAAACAATCAATTGCACTTATTGCAACAAAAGCCGGCGAGCCTCTTTATACATCATGCGGATTTCAAACAGTAACGAAGATTCATCGTTTTGAAAAACAAACTACTAAGACACATATCACTCATACACAACAAGTAAAAGAAAAAGACTTTATATCGCTTATTTCTCTCGATCAAATTACAACTGGTGCCGATCGTTCTTTACTTTACTCATTACTATTACCAAGAACCAGCCACTCTTTTAAAATTGAGAGACATAACTGTATAGAAGCTTTTTCCTTATGTATACAAAAAGGTAATATATTATGTATCAATCCACTTATCGCCAAACGAGAAGAAGATGCTATTCAATTACTACAAAACATATGTGAATGTTGGAATGGCACAGTAAGGATTGATGTCCCACATTCACAGTTTTCATTTCGCAAATTTCTTCAAACAGAAAATTTCCAGGAAACGCTCCTTTCACCTCTTATGATAAAAAATGGTAGCCAACTTCCTGGAAATCGTAATATGCTATTTGCTATGATAGATACAGCGTTATGTTAG
- the rpmG gene encoding 50S ribosomal protein L33 — MRVNITLACTECGDRNYISKKNKRNNPERIELKKYCPRLKRVTLHRETK; from the coding sequence ATGCGTGTAAATATTACCTTAGCTTGTACGGAGTGCGGAGATCGTAATTACATTTCTAAAAAAAATAAACGAAATAATCCAGAGCGCATCGAACTAAAAAAATATTGTCCACGATTAAAGCGAGTAACGTTACATCGTGAAACGAAGTAG
- the sigK gene encoding RNA polymerase sporulation sigma factor SigK: MSLFAAIGYMVREVFVFVSYVKNNAFPQPLSSDDERKYLELMEQGDAQARNLLIEHNLRLVAHIVKKFENTGEDAEDLISIGTIGLIKAIESYSAGKGTKLATYAARCIENEILMHLRVLKKTKKDVSLHDPIGQDKEGNEISLIDILKSESEDVIDMIQLSMELEKIKEYIDILDEREKEVIVKRFGLGLDKEKTQREIAKALGISRSYVSRIEKRALMKMFHEFVRAEKEKKAKE; encoded by the coding sequence TTGAGTCTATTCGCCGCAATTGGATATATGGTTCGAGAAGTGTTTGTTTTTGTTTCTTATGTGAAGAATAATGCGTTTCCGCAGCCGTTATCATCAGACGATGAGAGAAAGTACTTAGAGTTAATGGAGCAAGGTGATGCTCAAGCGAGGAATCTGTTAATTGAACATAATTTACGGCTTGTAGCTCATATCGTTAAAAAATTTGAAAACACAGGGGAAGATGCAGAAGATTTAATTTCAATTGGTACAATCGGGCTCATTAAAGCGATCGAGAGCTATTCGGCAGGAAAAGGAACAAAACTTGCGACGTATGCAGCGCGCTGTATTGAAAATGAAATTTTGATGCATTTACGTGTACTAAAGAAAACGAAAAAGGACGTTTCACTTCATGATCCGATCGGGCAAGATAAAGAGGGGAATGAAATATCGCTTATTGATATATTAAAATCAGAGTCTGAAGATGTAATTGATATGATCCAGCTTAGTATGGAGTTAGAAAAGATTAAAGAGTATATCGATATTTTAGATGAGCGAGAGAAAGAAGTAATTGTGAAGCGTTTTGGACTGGGGCTTGATAAAGAGAAAACGCAGCGGGAGATTGCAAAGGCACTCGGTATTTCCAGAAGCTACGTATCAAGAATTGAAAAGCGCGCTTTAATGAAAATGTTCCATGAATTTGTAAGAGCAGAGAAAGAGAAAAAAGCGAAAGAATAA
- a CDS encoding GTP pyrophosphokinase family protein, producing MEYNQSTVNYWKAFVLPYTFALEELKTKFEIMNREAQFLEDYNPFEHIKTRLKQPESIIKKLERKNLLPTVENAQTHLQDIIGIRITCCFVEDIYHLKEVIQKREDMEIIEVKDYIANPKGNGYKSLHMIIKYPLSLNSGTKEVFAEIQLRTLAMDFWASLEHKLYYKYEGKIPEYLKDELHDAAMKAEDLDNKMATIRQDIDDIEACSNQIMLPL from the coding sequence ATGGAATATAATCAATCAACAGTTAACTACTGGAAAGCTTTTGTACTACCATATACATTTGCTTTAGAAGAGTTAAAAACTAAATTTGAAATTATGAACCGGGAAGCCCAATTTTTAGAGGATTACAACCCGTTTGAACATATAAAAACAAGATTAAAACAACCTGAAAGTATTATTAAAAAGCTTGAACGTAAAAATTTATTACCGACAGTTGAAAATGCCCAAACGCATTTACAAGACATCATCGGCATTCGTATTACATGTTGCTTCGTAGAAGATATTTATCATTTAAAAGAAGTCATTCAAAAGCGTGAAGATATGGAAATCATAGAGGTAAAAGATTATATTGCTAATCCAAAGGGAAACGGCTATAAAAGTTTACACATGATTATTAAATATCCTTTATCACTAAATTCTGGTACAAAAGAAGTCTTTGCAGAAATTCAGTTACGTACGCTTGCAATGGACTTCTGGGCAAGTTTAGAACATAAACTTTATTATAAATATGAAGGGAAAATACCTGAGTATTTAAAAGATGAACTACATGATGCAGCAATGAAGGCTGAAGATCTTGATAATAAAATGGCGACCATTCGCCAAGATATTGATGATATCGAAGCATGCTCAAATCAAATTATGTTACCACTATAA
- a CDS encoding alkaline phosphatase gives MKKFVKKAWPFAVVASLAVTSVATWNFTRSSEVNADESGSNAKIKNVIVLIGDGMGPSYMTAHRYMKDNSKTFEMESTEFDKHLVGTQKTYPEDEHENITDSASAATAMSAGIKTYNAAIAVDNDKAEVKTVLEQAKEKGKSTGLVATSEITHATPAAFGAHDISRKNMDAIANDYFDEKVKGKHKVDVMLGGGVNNFVRKDRNLTEEFKKSGYSYVTDRNQLLNDKNDQILGLFAPGGLDKMIDRTDKTPSLEEMTNAAIERLNKNKNGFFLMVEGSQIDWAGHDNDIVGAMSEMEDFEKAFKAAIEFAKKDKNTLVVATADHATGGLSLGANGEYNFKVDPIKAAKRTPDFMANEIAKGANVEETLKKYIDLQLTPEEIKAVNDIAPSKDVTKIDNAIEDIFNKRSVTGWTTGGHTGEDVNVYAFGPGKYLFSGVQENTNIAKRVFDIVGGGDPNKGRR, from the coding sequence GTGAAAAAGTTTGTGAAAAAAGCATGGCCATTTGCAGTTGTGGCGTCGTTAGCAGTTACTTCGGTGGCAACATGGAATTTTACACGTTCTAGTGAAGTAAATGCAGATGAGAGCGGAAGCAATGCAAAGATTAAAAATGTTATTGTATTAATTGGGGATGGTATGGGCCCTTCATATATGACGGCTCACCGTTATATGAAAGATAATTCAAAAACTTTTGAGATGGAATCTACAGAATTTGATAAGCATCTTGTAGGAACACAAAAAACATATCCAGAAGATGAACATGAAAATATTACAGACTCTGCATCGGCAGCAACAGCTATGTCAGCAGGGATTAAAACATATAATGCAGCAATCGCGGTTGATAATGATAAAGCAGAAGTGAAAACTGTTCTTGAACAAGCGAAAGAAAAAGGGAAATCAACAGGATTAGTTGCAACTTCTGAAATTACACATGCAACCCCAGCGGCTTTCGGTGCGCATGACATTAGCCGTAAAAATATGGACGCAATTGCAAATGATTATTTTGATGAAAAAGTTAAAGGGAAGCATAAGGTAGATGTTATGCTTGGCGGTGGTGTAAATAACTTTGTTAGAAAAGATCGCAATCTTACAGAAGAATTTAAGAAATCTGGTTATAGCTATGTAACAGATCGTAATCAATTGTTAAATGATAAAAATGATCAAATTCTTGGTTTATTTGCGCCAGGCGGTTTAGATAAAATGATTGACCGTACCGATAAAACACCTTCATTAGAAGAAATGACAAATGCAGCAATTGAGCGTTTGAACAAAAATAAAAATGGTTTCTTCTTAATGGTTGAAGGAAGTCAAATCGACTGGGCTGGACACGATAATGATATCGTTGGTGCAATGAGTGAAATGGAAGACTTTGAAAAAGCATTTAAAGCAGCGATTGAGTTTGCGAAAAAAGATAAAAATACGTTAGTCGTTGCAACGGCAGACCACGCTACTGGCGGATTATCTTTAGGTGCGAATGGTGAGTATAACTTTAAAGTAGATCCAATTAAAGCTGCAAAACGCACACCAGACTTCATGGCAAATGAGATTGCAAAAGGTGCAAATGTAGAAGAAACATTGAAAAAATATATTGATTTACAATTAACACCAGAAGAAATTAAAGCGGTAAACGATATTGCTCCTTCAAAAGATGTCACAAAGATTGATAATGCGATTGAAGATATTTTCAATAAGCGTTCGGTTACAGGATGGACAACAGGTGGACATACAGGGGAAGATGTAAACGTATATGCATTTGGCCCCGGTAAATACTTGTTCTCTGGCGTTCAAGAAAATACAAATATCGCTAAACGTGTCTTTGATATTGTTGGCGGTGGGGATCCGAATAAAGGAAGACGCTAA
- the yhbY gene encoding ribosome assembly RNA-binding protein YhbY → MLTGKQKRFLRAQAHHLTPIFQVGKGGVNENMIKQIADTLEARELFKVSVLQNCEFDRREVAEELAKGARAEIVQVIGSTIVLYKESRENKQIKLPR, encoded by the coding sequence ATGTTAACAGGAAAACAAAAAAGATTTTTACGTGCACAAGCACATCATTTAACACCAATTTTTCAAGTAGGAAAAGGTGGAGTAAATGAAAACATGATTAAACAAATCGCAGATACTTTAGAGGCTCGTGAGTTATTTAAAGTAAGTGTGCTACAAAACTGTGAATTCGATCGTCGTGAAGTTGCAGAAGAACTTGCAAAAGGCGCACGTGCTGAAATCGTTCAAGTAATTGGAAGTACAATCGTTTTATACAAAGAATCTAGAGAAAATAAGCAAATTAAGCTTCCTCGATAA
- the yqeH gene encoding ribosome biogenesis GTPase YqeH, with amino-acid sequence MTETIKCIGCGVEIQTEDKNEVGYAPASSLEKEQVICQRCFRLKHYNEIQDVSLTDDDFLRILNGIGNSDALVVKIVDIFDFNGSWLPGLHRFVGNNKVLLVGNKADLIPKSVKHDKVKHWMRYSAKQLGLKPEDVFLISAAKGQGIAELADAIEYYRGGKDVYVVGCTNVGKSTFINRMIKEFSDETENVITTSHFPGTTLDLIDIPLDEESSLYDTPGIINHHQMAHYVGKESLKLITPTKEIKPMVFQLNEEQTLFFSGLARFDYVSGGRRAFTCHFSNRLTIHRTKLEKADELYKNHAGDLLSPPTPEELANMPELVKYEFNIREPKTDVVFSGLGWVTVNEPGAKIVAHVPKGVSVSLRKSLI; translated from the coding sequence TTGACTGAAACAATTAAATGTATTGGTTGCGGTGTAGAAATTCAAACAGAAGATAAAAATGAAGTAGGATATGCTCCGGCCTCATCTTTAGAGAAAGAACAAGTAATTTGTCAACGCTGTTTTCGTTTGAAGCATTATAACGAAATTCAAGATGTATCATTAACAGATGATGATTTCCTACGTATTCTAAATGGAATTGGAAATTCGGATGCGTTAGTAGTTAAGATTGTAGATATTTTTGATTTTAATGGTAGCTGGTTACCTGGCTTACATCGTTTCGTCGGAAATAATAAAGTATTACTTGTTGGGAATAAAGCGGATTTAATTCCTAAGTCAGTAAAACATGATAAAGTAAAGCATTGGATGCGTTATAGTGCAAAGCAGCTAGGATTAAAGCCAGAAGATGTCTTTTTAATTAGTGCAGCGAAGGGACAAGGGATTGCTGAGCTGGCAGATGCTATTGAGTATTACCGCGGCGGAAAAGATGTTTATGTTGTTGGATGTACGAATGTAGGAAAATCAACATTTATTAATCGTATGATTAAAGAATTTAGTGATGAGACTGAAAATGTAATTACAACATCTCATTTCCCAGGAACAACGCTTGATTTAATTGATATTCCATTAGATGAAGAATCTTCTTTATATGATACGCCAGGTATTATTAACCACCATCAAATGGCTCATTATGTTGGAAAAGAAAGCTTAAAGCTTATTACACCAACAAAAGAAATTAAGCCGATGGTGTTCCAATTAAATGAAGAACAAACATTGTTCTTTAGTGGACTGGCACGTTTTGATTATGTAAGTGGTGGTCGTCGTGCATTTACTTGTCACTTCTCGAATCGTTTAACAATCCATCGTACAAAGCTTGAGAAAGCAGATGAATTGTATAAAAATCATGCTGGGGATTTACTAAGCCCACCAACACCAGAAGAATTAGCAAATATGCCAGAGCTAGTGAAATACGAGTTTAATATTCGTGAACCAAAAACGGATGTTGTATTCTCTGGATTAGGATGGGTTACTGTGAACGAACCAGGAGCAAAAATTGTTGCACACGTACCAAAAGGAGTAAGTGTTTCATTACGTAAATCTTTAATTTAA
- a CDS encoding sporulation histidine kinase inhibitor Sda, whose translation MKTKHMEQLSTELLTESYYKAKELKLNPDFILLIKQEIIRRSLEDKLVKSS comes from the coding sequence TTGAAAACAAAGCATATGGAACAGTTATCTACCGAGTTACTCACTGAGTCTTATTATAAAGCAAAAGAACTAAAATTAAATCCCGACTTCATTTTACTTATAAAACAAGAAATTATTAGACGCTCATTAGAGGACAAGCTGGTCAAATCGTCTTAA
- a CDS encoding phosphatidylserine decarboxylase, whose protein sequence is MRRTLYRLMIELTNGRFTSYILRKFAQSRLSSIIISSYAKVFQINQDEMEKGLKEYRTLHELFTRKLKEGKRSIDTDASSIVSPVDGVFADHGPIEDTKTFDIKGKRYSIVDMLGNEERAKRYAGGTYMVIYLSPSHYHRIHSPLSGSVTERFVLGRKSYPVNAAGMEYGKEPLSKNYRSVTEVNSDGEHMALVKVGAMFVNSIELLHERSTVQKGEEMAYFTFGSTVVLLFEKDMIEVVQNLKSGQELRLGEKIATRLAHK, encoded by the coding sequence TTGCGACGTACATTATATCGACTTATGATCGAACTTACAAATGGTCGTTTTACTTCTTATATATTACGTAAATTTGCACAATCTCGTTTGAGCTCTATCATTATTTCATCGTATGCGAAAGTTTTTCAAATTAATCAAGATGAGATGGAAAAGGGTTTGAAGGAATATAGAACATTGCATGAATTATTTACGCGTAAGTTAAAAGAAGGAAAGCGTAGTATTGATACAGATGCATCGAGTATCGTTAGTCCTGTTGATGGTGTTTTTGCTGATCACGGTCCTATTGAGGACACAAAAACATTTGATATTAAAGGCAAGCGTTATTCGATTGTGGATATGCTAGGTAATGAAGAACGTGCAAAGCGATATGCAGGTGGTACATACATGGTTATTTATTTAAGTCCAAGTCATTATCATCGTATTCATAGTCCACTTTCGGGTTCTGTGACTGAAAGATTTGTACTCGGTAGAAAATCATATCCAGTAAATGCAGCTGGTATGGAATACGGGAAAGAACCATTGTCAAAAAATTATCGTTCTGTTACAGAAGTGAATAGTGACGGCGAACATATGGCGCTTGTAAAAGTAGGAGCTATGTTTGTTAATAGTATTGAGCTGCTACATGAAAGAAGTACTGTTCAAAAAGGTGAAGAAATGGCATACTTTACATTTGGTTCAACAGTTGTGTTATTGTTTGAAAAAGATATGATAGAAGTAGTGCAGAATTTGAAGAGTGGACAAGAGCTTCGTCTCGGTGAAAAAATTGCTACTCGATTGGCTCATAAGTAA
- the nadD gene encoding nicotinate-nucleotide adenylyltransferase, with product MKKIGIIGGTFDPPHYGHLLIANEVYHALNLEEVWFLPNQIPPHKQGRNITSVESRLQMLELATEAEEHFSICLEELSRKGPSYTYDTMLQLTKKHPDVQFHFIIGGDMVEYLPKWYNIEALLDLVTFVGVARPGYTLHTPYPITTVEIPEFAVSSSLLRERYKEKKTCKYLLPEKVQVYIERNGLYES from the coding sequence TTGAAAAAAATTGGCATCATTGGCGGTACATTTGATCCGCCACATTATGGGCACTTGCTCATTGCAAATGAAGTATATCACGCTTTGAATTTAGAAGAAGTATGGTTCTTACCGAACCAAATTCCGCCGCATAAACAAGGGCGGAATATTACAAGTGTAGAAAGTCGCTTACAAATGTTAGAGCTTGCGACTGAGGCAGAGGAACATTTTTCTATTTGTTTAGAAGAGCTAAGCAGGAAAGGCCCATCTTATACGTATGACACTATGCTACAATTGACGAAGAAGCACCCGGATGTGCAGTTTCACTTTATTATTGGTGGAGATATGGTTGAGTATTTACCGAAGTGGTATAACATTGAGGCGTTACTTGATCTTGTAACGTTTGTTGGAGTCGCAAGACCTGGTTATACATTGCATACACCTTATCCTATCACCACTGTGGAAATTCCGGAGTTTGCAGTTTCTTCATCTTTATTACGTGAGAGATATAAAGAGAAGAAAACATGCAAATATTTACTTCCTGAAAAAGTACAGGTATATATTGAGAGGAATGGGTTGTATGAATCGTGA
- a CDS encoding YqeG family HAD IIIA-type phosphatase: protein MKLFLPNEYVKNVYHVQPEDLKKRGIKGVITDLDNTLIEWDRPNATPQLEEWFLKMKELGIQVTVVSNNNEQRVKDFADPLGIPFIHSARKPFVRAFKRAMQEMHLQPDEVVVIGDQLLTDVLGGNRVGLHTILVVPVAQTDGLVTRFNRKIERRIMKNMKKKGLINWEE from the coding sequence TTGAAGCTATTTTTACCAAATGAATATGTGAAGAATGTATATCATGTTCAACCAGAAGATTTGAAAAAACGTGGAATTAAAGGCGTTATTACTGATTTAGATAACACTTTAATTGAATGGGATCGTCCAAATGCAACGCCGCAACTTGAAGAGTGGTTTTTGAAAATGAAAGAGCTAGGCATTCAAGTAACGGTCGTTTCAAATAATAATGAGCAACGAGTAAAAGACTTTGCTGATCCATTAGGTATTCCATTTATTCATAGTGCGCGTAAACCATTTGTTCGTGCATTTAAGCGTGCGATGCAAGAGATGCACCTGCAACCAGATGAAGTTGTAGTAATTGGGGATCAGTTACTAACAGATGTTCTAGGTGGAAACCGTGTGGGACTGCATACGATTTTAGTTGTACCGGTAGCACAAACGGACGGATTAGTAACGCGCTTTAATCGAAAAATTGAACGAAGAATTATGAAAAACATGAAGAAAAAAGGTTTAATTAACTGGGAGGAATAG
- a CDS encoding YcdB/YcdC domain-containing protein: protein MNQKDIERKEQVDHLVNIPDDYRLVVDDQEGVDDPYHLLWWEHKADEERTIQITLNRHNGSLIEFRIEDENAVSSGKEAIEGNKAREIANTFLKQYTKEGYEFYTYVTVEDDWRGWKKVNYMQEVNSYPLPNTGCVVRVHPSGDVVNFHYNGQKAIEKKPLWPSEIVEENVVLENLKARQDMRLVFVDLTHSSCEYENGEEVKGYHLVYEPAPSHASIDASKGEDLFGPEHYKLPPTVAVEKIKKGSRQDDIFDLFDWDKESFTKVDETENDDEIRMKFVLKEELQKQKEEKNPYLMNEFFKKHLPMLKYNNLVSVTIDKLTNELTGFIKLTDDKEVKQILFREECLQKALQFLERVIPDITKYLRLWEEREEAEDGIERFIFSVYINDIPAEYNQFMININAENGAVMHYSGESSNLIKELLTYETTPKVTKEEALEIYREAIRVKLEWSIDHDVEETVYQLLYKQTTDEKCKEFFDGSREIRYIDAHTGEKIWSEY from the coding sequence ATGAATCAAAAAGATATAGAAAGAAAAGAGCAAGTGGATCATCTTGTTAACATTCCAGATGATTATAGGCTCGTTGTAGATGATCAAGAAGGTGTGGACGACCCATATCATCTATTATGGTGGGAACATAAAGCGGATGAGGAGAGAACAATACAGATTACGTTGAATAGACATAATGGTAGTTTAATTGAATTTAGGATAGAGGATGAAAATGCTGTTTCGAGCGGTAAGGAAGCGATAGAGGGGAATAAAGCAAGAGAGATTGCAAATACATTCTTAAAACAATATACAAAAGAAGGATATGAATTTTATACATATGTAACTGTTGAGGATGATTGGCGCGGTTGGAAAAAAGTAAATTATATGCAAGAAGTGAATAGCTATCCATTGCCGAATACAGGGTGTGTTGTGCGAGTTCATCCTTCAGGGGATGTTGTGAATTTTCATTATAATGGACAAAAAGCTATCGAGAAAAAACCGTTATGGCCAAGTGAAATTGTTGAGGAGAACGTCGTTTTAGAAAATTTGAAAGCTAGACAAGATATGAGACTTGTATTTGTAGATTTAACACACTCTTCATGTGAGTATGAAAATGGAGAAGAAGTAAAAGGATACCATCTTGTATATGAACCAGCACCTAGTCATGCATCTATTGATGCAAGTAAGGGAGAAGATTTGTTTGGACCAGAACATTATAAATTACCGCCAACAGTAGCTGTTGAAAAAATAAAAAAAGGTAGCCGGCAAGATGATATATTCGATTTATTTGACTGGGATAAAGAAAGTTTTACAAAAGTAGATGAGACGGAAAATGATGATGAAATAAGAATGAAATTTGTTCTGAAAGAGGAATTACAGAAACAGAAAGAAGAAAAGAATCCATATTTAATGAATGAATTTTTTAAAAAGCATTTACCGATGTTAAAATATAATAATTTAGTTAGCGTTACAATTGATAAATTAACCAATGAATTAACTGGTTTTATAAAACTGACAGATGATAAAGAAGTAAAGCAAATACTGTTTAGAGAGGAATGTTTACAAAAAGCACTTCAATTTTTAGAACGAGTTATTCCAGATATCACAAAATATCTGCGTCTTTGGGAGGAACGTGAAGAAGCAGAAGATGGGATTGAAAGATTTATCTTTTCTGTATATATAAATGATATTCCGGCAGAGTATAACCAATTTATGATTAACATCAATGCGGAAAACGGTGCTGTGATGCACTACTCTGGAGAGTCTAGCAACCTTATAAAAGAATTACTTACATACGAAACAACACCAAAAGTAACTAAAGAAGAAGCGTTAGAAATATACAGAGAGGCTATCCGAGTTAAATTAGAATGGTCTATAGATCATGATGTAGAGGAAACGGTATATCAATTGTTGTATAAACAAACAACGGATGAGAAGTGTAAAGAATTCTTCGACGGTAGTCGAGAAATTCGTTATATTGATGCGCATACTGGGGAGAAAATTTGGAGTGAATATTAG
- the aroE gene encoding shikimate dehydrogenase, with protein MKQLYGVIGNPIGHSLSPVMHNDAFEHLNMDAHYQAFLVKEEVLGEAVRGLKALGISGFNVTTPHKVAIMDYLDETDPLAKQIGAVNTVVHKDGKLIGYNTDGIGFVRALQSISSEPLQEKRILLIGAGGASRAIYFSLADVGVKEIDVANRTVDKAKELIAACTATVHSVALSLEKATEEQGNYDIIIQTTTIGMHPRVEHTPLQISSLKKGTIVSDIIYNPFETKILCEAKEQGAVIQNGIDMFVYQGALAFEMWTGLVPNIDRMKQLVIRKLGG; from the coding sequence ATGAAACAATTATATGGTGTAATCGGAAATCCAATTGGACATTCATTATCACCCGTTATGCATAACGATGCATTTGAACACTTGAATATGGATGCCCATTATCAGGCATTTCTTGTTAAAGAGGAAGTGCTAGGGGAAGCAGTAAGAGGTTTAAAAGCATTAGGTATTTCAGGATTTAATGTAACAACTCCGCACAAAGTTGCTATTATGGATTATTTGGATGAGACTGACCCGCTAGCAAAACAAATTGGTGCAGTAAATACAGTTGTTCATAAGGATGGAAAATTGATTGGCTACAATACAGATGGAATTGGTTTTGTCCGAGCACTGCAGTCAATTAGTAGTGAACCACTTCAAGAGAAACGTATTTTATTGATTGGCGCAGGTGGTGCTAGTCGAGCTATTTATTTTTCTCTTGCTGATGTAGGTGTGAAAGAGATTGATGTAGCTAATCGTACAGTAGATAAGGCGAAAGAACTTATTGCTGCATGTACGGCTACGGTTCATTCTGTGGCTTTATCGTTAGAAAAAGCAACAGAAGAACAAGGAAATTATGATATTATCATTCAGACGACAACAATAGGTATGCATCCACGCGTTGAACATACGCCATTACAAATTTCTTCGTTAAAAAAAGGAACGATTGTATCAGATATAATCTATAATCCATTTGAAACGAAAATTTTATGTGAGGCAAAAGAGCAAGGTGCAGTGATTCAAAATGGTATTGATATGTTTGTTTATCAAGGGGCGCTTGCATTTGAAATGTGGACAGGGCTTGTACCGAATATCGATAGAATGAAACAATTAGTTATAAGAAAACTTGGAGGCTAA